A single window of Usitatibacter rugosus DNA harbors:
- a CDS encoding M20/M25/M40 family metallo-hydrolase: MSIARYFVLAFIAFVTAAAAAQALTPHEQLTRDIYKELVEIRTVHPDGDNTAAARAMAKRLIDAGFDPKDVEVIEPHPLKGNVVARLRGTGELKPLLLLAHLDVVEAKKEDWSDGLDPFKLTERDGYFYGRGVIDDKAMAAIFIANLAKAKREGWKPKRDIIVALTADEETGGHNGVAWLLKNRPELIAAEVALNEGGGGQYRRGKPFVLNVQVSEKMYLTFDFEVTHAGGHSSTPGRENAIYELAAALDRLSRFDLPARPNMMMRRMAAKLVDVETGDLAKAFGAVAEGRATDDDYKVISRVPRYNAQLRTTCVATRIEGGHGDNALPQRAKAAVNCRLLPGEDPEFVRSELQRVAGDKVTVTPRGSARKSDPSDPESPWIQTIARISAETWPTATVVPVMSAGATDGSRLRNAGYAVYGVSGIFTELGENRLHGKDERVGVRSFFDATGFLDRLVRALGSGT; this comes from the coding sequence ATGAGCATCGCAAGATATTTCGTCCTCGCATTCATCGCGTTCGTGACCGCCGCGGCCGCGGCACAGGCGCTCACTCCCCACGAGCAGCTCACGCGCGACATCTACAAGGAGCTGGTGGAGATCCGCACCGTGCATCCCGATGGCGACAACACCGCCGCGGCGCGCGCGATGGCCAAGCGCCTGATCGACGCGGGGTTCGACCCCAAGGACGTCGAGGTGATCGAGCCCCATCCGCTCAAGGGCAACGTGGTTGCGCGCTTGCGCGGGACGGGGGAGCTCAAGCCGCTGCTGCTCCTCGCGCACCTGGACGTGGTCGAGGCGAAGAAGGAAGACTGGTCCGACGGTCTCGATCCCTTCAAGCTCACCGAGCGCGACGGGTACTTCTACGGCCGCGGCGTGATCGACGACAAGGCGATGGCCGCGATCTTCATCGCGAACCTCGCGAAGGCGAAGCGCGAGGGGTGGAAGCCGAAGCGCGACATCATCGTGGCGCTCACCGCCGACGAGGAGACGGGCGGACACAACGGCGTGGCGTGGCTGCTCAAGAACCGGCCGGAGCTGATCGCCGCCGAGGTGGCGCTGAACGAGGGCGGCGGCGGGCAGTACCGGCGCGGCAAGCCCTTCGTCCTGAACGTGCAGGTGAGCGAGAAGATGTACCTCACGTTCGATTTCGAGGTCACGCACGCGGGTGGGCACAGCTCGACGCCGGGCCGCGAGAACGCGATCTACGAGCTGGCCGCGGCGCTCGACCGTCTCTCGCGATTCGACCTGCCCGCGCGTCCCAACATGATGATGCGGAGGATGGCCGCGAAGCTGGTGGACGTCGAGACCGGCGATCTCGCGAAGGCCTTCGGCGCCGTGGCCGAGGGCCGGGCGACGGACGACGACTACAAGGTCATCTCGCGCGTGCCGCGCTACAACGCGCAGCTTCGCACCACCTGCGTTGCCACGCGAATCGAGGGCGGTCATGGCGACAACGCGTTGCCGCAGCGCGCCAAGGCCGCGGTCAATTGCCGACTGCTTCCCGGCGAGGATCCGGAGTTCGTCCGCTCGGAGCTGCAGCGCGTGGCGGGCGACAAGGTGACGGTGACGCCGCGCGGCAGCGCGCGCAAGAGCGATCCGTCGGATCCGGAATCGCCGTGGATTCAGACCATCGCGCGCATCTCGGCCGAAACCTGGCCCACCGCGACCGTCGTGCCGGTCATGAGCGCCGGCGCCACGGATGGCTCGAGGCTTCGCAACGCGGGCTACGCCGTCTATGGCGTCTCGGGAATCTTCACGGAGCTGGGGGAAAATCGCCTGCACGGGAAGGACGAGCGCGTTGGAGTACGCTCGTTCTTCGATGCAACCGGTTTCCTCGACCGGCTGGTGCGCGCTCTCGGAAGCGGAACATAA
- a CDS encoding GntR family transcriptional regulator produces MPSRSRQLAAGRPLAEQVRSRLAEGMAAGEWKPGEAIPSEAQLARDFGVAIGTIRKAVDGLVAQQALVRRQGKGTFVAAHDPGRLMFHFFHVVGRDGTKSYPEVTTLDFRRDRANAKDAAALGISPLEKVIRIRNVLSLGGRRAILDDIALPAELFPGLTEKIFLARDNTIYHLYQSRYGINVLRTDERLRATLATRAEAQVLGVGEGAAMLEIRRLAYTFRDRPVELRISRVDSEHFEYHNTLGKAEPI; encoded by the coding sequence ATGCCCTCGCGTTCCCGCCAGCTCGCCGCCGGACGCCCGCTCGCCGAGCAGGTCCGCTCCCGCCTCGCCGAGGGCATGGCCGCCGGCGAATGGAAGCCGGGCGAAGCGATCCCATCGGAGGCGCAGCTGGCCCGCGACTTCGGCGTGGCGATCGGCACGATCCGCAAGGCGGTCGACGGCCTGGTGGCCCAGCAAGCGCTGGTGCGAAGGCAGGGCAAGGGGACGTTCGTCGCGGCGCACGACCCGGGCCGGCTGATGTTCCACTTCTTTCACGTCGTCGGCCGCGACGGCACCAAGAGCTATCCCGAAGTGACGACGCTGGATTTCCGCCGCGACCGGGCCAACGCGAAGGACGCGGCGGCGCTCGGCATCTCGCCGCTCGAGAAAGTGATCCGCATCCGCAACGTGCTCTCCCTGGGCGGGCGGCGCGCCATCCTCGACGACATCGCGCTGCCGGCCGAGCTCTTTCCCGGGCTCACCGAGAAGATCTTCCTCGCGCGCGACAACACCATCTACCACCTCTACCAGAGCCGCTACGGCATCAACGTGCTGCGCACCGACGAGCGGCTGCGCGCCACGCTGGCCACGCGCGCGGAAGCCCAGGTGCTCGGCGTCGGCGAAGGCGCGGCGATGCTGGAGATCCGCCGGCTCGCGTACACGTTCCGCGACCGGCCCGTGGAGCTGCGCATCTCGCGCGTCGACAGCGAGCACTTCGAATACCACAACACGCTGGGCAAGGCCGAGCCGATCTGA
- a CDS encoding putative sulfate exporter family transporter — translation MAIAATFLSVHYRASAMLFALLLGMALNFLTEEGQCRAGIQVASSHVLRIGVALLGLKITVDQVVALGWEVVVLVVVAVVATVLVGLLVARAMKLTNAFGTLTGGAVAICGVSAALAIASILPKHQHAERDASFTAIGVTALSTLAMIVYPLIVGAFGLNQHEAGIFLGGTIHDVAQVVGAGYSVSQDTGDTATIVKLLRVGMLLPVCLAIGVALHVRGSEAARSAPLLPWFAVVFAILVVVNSLGFIPKSVADAGNELSRWFLVTAIAAIGMKTSIKSLIAMGLKPVMLVVLETVFLAALVMAAIHWR, via the coding sequence GTGGCGATCGCCGCGACGTTTCTCTCCGTGCATTACCGCGCCTCGGCGATGCTGTTCGCGCTGCTGCTCGGCATGGCCCTGAACTTCCTCACGGAGGAGGGCCAATGCCGTGCAGGGATCCAGGTCGCTTCGTCGCACGTGTTGCGCATCGGCGTGGCGCTGCTGGGACTGAAGATCACCGTGGACCAGGTGGTCGCCCTGGGGTGGGAAGTCGTGGTGCTCGTCGTCGTGGCCGTGGTGGCGACCGTCCTCGTGGGCCTCCTGGTGGCGCGTGCGATGAAGCTCACGAACGCATTCGGCACGCTCACCGGCGGCGCCGTCGCGATCTGCGGCGTGTCGGCGGCGCTGGCGATCGCATCGATCCTGCCCAAGCATCAACATGCGGAGCGCGACGCGAGCTTCACCGCGATCGGCGTGACGGCGCTCTCGACGCTCGCGATGATCGTCTATCCCCTGATCGTCGGCGCATTCGGGTTGAACCAGCACGAGGCCGGGATCTTCCTCGGCGGCACGATCCACGACGTGGCGCAGGTCGTCGGTGCGGGCTATTCCGTCTCCCAGGACACGGGCGATACCGCGACGATCGTGAAGCTGCTGCGCGTGGGGATGCTGCTGCCGGTCTGCCTCGCGATCGGCGTGGCCCTCCACGTGCGCGGGAGCGAGGCGGCACGCTCGGCACCCCTGCTGCCCTGGTTCGCCGTGGTCTTCGCTATCCTCGTGGTCGTGAACAGCCTGGGCTTCATTCCGAAATCGGTGGCCGATGCCGGCAACGAATTGTCGCGCTGGTTCCTCGTGACCGCGATCGCGGCGATCGGCATGAAGACCTCGATCAAGTCGCTGATCGCGATGGGGCTGAAGCCGGTGATGCTCGTCGTGCTCGAGACCGTCTTCCTCGCCGCGCTCGTGATGGCGGCCATCCACTGGCGATGA
- the rimM gene encoding ribosome maturation factor RimM (Essential for efficient processing of 16S rRNA), whose amino-acid sequence MGRISAPFGIQGWIKLKTFTEFPDGLADHDRWWIGSGQDWKAYSLLEFAARPAATVAKLEGVDDRNGAEALRGLEVVVSRKALGEAGPEAIYWMDLVGLEVVSLSGEALGKVGGLFETGETSVLVVNGERERMIPFIPQYVKGVDREAKRITVDWEADYDA is encoded by the coding sequence ATGGGGCGCATCAGCGCTCCCTTCGGCATCCAGGGCTGGATCAAGCTCAAGACGTTCACCGAATTCCCCGACGGCCTCGCCGATCACGATCGCTGGTGGATCGGGTCGGGGCAGGACTGGAAGGCGTACTCGCTGCTGGAGTTCGCGGCCCGCCCGGCCGCCACGGTGGCGAAGCTGGAAGGCGTGGACGATCGCAACGGCGCCGAGGCACTGCGCGGACTTGAAGTCGTGGTCTCGCGCAAGGCGCTCGGCGAAGCAGGACCCGAGGCCATCTACTGGATGGATCTCGTGGGCCTGGAAGTGGTGAGCCTCTCGGGCGAGGCACTCGGCAAGGTCGGTGGGTTGTTCGAGACCGGCGAGACGAGCGTGCTGGTCGTGAACGGCGAGCGTGAACGGATGATCCCGTTCATCCCGCAGTACGTGAAGGGCGTGGACCGCGAAGCGAAGCGCATCACGGTCGACTGGGAAGCGGACTACGACGCGTGA
- a CDS encoding AEC family transporter, whose protein sequence is MHAAAAIVPNFLLIAIGFVLSRKFDYGRGFWEGLEKLVYYVLFPALLFRSLATAQIDLAKTGVVVGAAIAFTAAGMILALPARRLFHLEERLAASCYQCAFRFNTYVGLAVAGSLYGAQGLALAALVMGVMIPIVNIAAVAMLAAGSSLGVGRELARNPLLLSTAAGFLWNALGLPLPGFADQTLNLLAQTALPAGLLSVGAALRLQPGQGPVAAHAYWLAIKLLVLPCIAWGLARMLGLEPLETATLVLAASLPTASSAYILAVRMGGTGDAVATQITVGTLLSMLTIPAWIAWLEVSR, encoded by the coding sequence ATGCACGCCGCGGCCGCCATCGTCCCCAATTTCCTCCTGATCGCGATCGGCTTCGTGCTGTCGCGGAAGTTCGACTACGGCCGCGGCTTCTGGGAGGGGCTGGAGAAGCTCGTCTACTACGTGCTTTTCCCGGCGCTGCTCTTCCGCTCGCTCGCCACGGCGCAGATCGACCTCGCGAAGACCGGCGTGGTCGTCGGTGCCGCGATCGCCTTCACGGCCGCCGGGATGATCCTAGCCCTTCCCGCGCGGCGGCTCTTCCACCTCGAAGAGCGCCTCGCCGCGAGCTGCTACCAGTGCGCATTCCGCTTCAACACGTATGTCGGCCTCGCGGTGGCGGGAAGCCTCTATGGCGCGCAGGGACTCGCGCTCGCCGCGCTCGTGATGGGCGTGATGATCCCGATCGTGAACATCGCCGCCGTGGCGATGCTCGCGGCGGGCAGCAGCCTCGGTGTGGGCAGGGAACTCGCGCGCAATCCCCTGTTGCTCTCGACGGCCGCGGGGTTTCTCTGGAACGCGCTCGGACTCCCGCTGCCGGGCTTCGCCGACCAGACGCTGAACCTCCTCGCGCAGACGGCGCTTCCCGCGGGCCTGCTCTCCGTGGGCGCCGCGCTGCGGCTGCAGCCGGGCCAGGGGCCGGTCGCCGCGCACGCCTACTGGCTTGCGATCAAGCTCCTCGTCCTTCCTTGTATCGCGTGGGGCCTCGCGCGCATGCTGGGCCTCGAACCGCTCGAAACCGCGACCCTGGTTCTCGCTGCCTCACTCCCCACCGCGTCATCCGCCTACATCCTGGCGGTGCGAATGGGGGGAACCGGCGACGCCGTTGCGACTCAGATAACGGTCGGTACGCTGCTTTCGATGCTCACCATTCCCGCCTGGATCGCCTGGCTCGAGGTTTCGAGGTAG
- the rpsP gene encoding 30S ribosomal protein S16 yields the protein MVVIRLARGGAKNRPFYNVVVADSRMPRDGRFIERIGYYNPKASEKEPQFRIALDRVAHWVDTGAQPSDAVKKLIKRAKHEITGKEAAPAKK from the coding sequence GTGGTAGTCATTCGTCTGGCGCGTGGCGGAGCCAAGAACCGCCCCTTCTACAACGTCGTCGTCGCCGATTCGCGCATGCCGCGAGATGGCCGGTTCATCGAGCGCATCGGGTACTACAACCCGAAGGCCTCCGAGAAAGAACCCCAATTCCGCATCGCCCTCGACCGCGTCGCCCATTGGGTCGACACGGGCGCGCAGCCTTCGGACGCCGTGAAGAAACTGATCAAGCGTGCGAAGCACGAAATCACCGGCAAAGAAGCGGCCCCCGCCAAGAAGTAA
- a CDS encoding UxaA family hydrolase, whose protein sequence is MDLSKSSFWGYKRENGRVGVRNHVIILPVDDLSNAAAEAVANNIKGTLAIPHPYGRLQFGADLDLHFHTLIGTGCNPNVAAVVVICIEDGWAKKVADAIAATGKPVAFFGIEGHGDHDTIMRASKKAKEFVQWASELRREERPLKDLWISTKCGESDTTSGCGANPTVGNAFDQMYDHGVTLAFGETTELTGGEHLVAARCRTPEVRKKFQFMFDRYQAIVEAHKTSDLRDSQPTKGNIAGGLTTIEEKALGNIQKIGRKCLVDGVLDKHEVPTGPGLWFLDSSSAAAEMVTLCGAAGYAVHFFPTGQGNVIGNPILPVIKLCANPRTVKLMSEHVDVDVSGLLRKEMSPDQAGDALLDCMFRTANGRLTAAEALGHREFVLTRLYESA, encoded by the coding sequence ATGGACCTGAGCAAATCGAGTTTCTGGGGCTACAAGCGCGAGAACGGCCGTGTCGGCGTGCGCAACCACGTCATCATCCTGCCGGTCGACGATCTCTCGAACGCCGCGGCCGAGGCCGTTGCCAACAACATCAAGGGCACGCTGGCCATTCCCCATCCCTATGGCCGCCTGCAGTTCGGCGCCGACCTGGACCTGCACTTCCACACGCTGATCGGCACGGGCTGCAACCCGAACGTCGCGGCCGTGGTCGTGATCTGCATCGAGGACGGCTGGGCGAAGAAGGTGGCCGACGCCATCGCCGCGACCGGCAAGCCCGTCGCGTTCTTCGGCATCGAGGGGCACGGCGACCACGACACGATCATGCGCGCCTCGAAGAAGGCGAAGGAGTTCGTGCAGTGGGCGAGCGAGCTTCGCCGCGAGGAGCGCCCGTTGAAGGACCTGTGGATCTCCACGAAGTGCGGCGAGTCGGACACCACGTCCGGCTGCGGCGCCAACCCGACCGTCGGCAACGCGTTCGACCAGATGTACGACCACGGTGTCACGCTCGCCTTCGGCGAGACCACGGAGCTCACGGGTGGCGAGCACCTCGTCGCCGCGCGCTGCCGCACGCCGGAGGTGCGCAAGAAATTCCAGTTCATGTTCGACCGCTACCAGGCGATCGTCGAGGCGCACAAGACGAGCGACCTGCGCGACTCGCAGCCGACCAAGGGCAACATCGCGGGTGGCCTCACCACCATCGAGGAGAAGGCGCTCGGCAACATCCAGAAGATCGGCCGCAAGTGCCTGGTCGACGGCGTGCTGGACAAGCACGAGGTGCCGACGGGGCCGGGCCTGTGGTTCCTCGATTCGTCCTCGGCCGCCGCGGAGATGGTCACGCTGTGCGGCGCCGCGGGATACGCGGTGCACTTCTTCCCCACGGGGCAGGGCAACGTCATCGGCAATCCGATCCTTCCCGTCATCAAGCTCTGCGCCAACCCGCGCACGGTGAAGCTGATGAGCGAGCACGTCGACGTCGATGTCTCGGGCCTGCTGCGCAAGGAGATGAGCCCCGACCAGGCGGGCGACGCGCTGCTGGACTGCATGTTCCGCACGGCCAACGGCCGCCTCACCGCCGCAGAGGCGCTGGGCCACCGCGAGTTCGTGCTGACGCGCCTGTACGAAAGTGCCTGA
- the trmD gene encoding tRNA (guanosine(37)-N1)-methyltransferase TrmD, producing MQFDVVTIFPEMFEAVTRHGITRRALEEGRFGFATWNPRDFVNDNHRTVDDRPYGGGPGMVMLADPLEACLDAAIGRQKEKGVASPKVVLMSPQGERLDERVVRELSSEQGLVILAGRYEGIDERLIAKRVDREVSIGDFVVSGGELPAMMVMDSIVRRLPGSLNDAESAVQDSFSAGLLDWPHYTRPEVWKEAKVPDVLMSGNHAAIARWRRKQALGRTWERRPDLLDGLELSKEDAKLLDEYRREQAQAQQQQ from the coding sequence ATGCAATTCGACGTCGTCACGATCTTCCCGGAGATGTTCGAGGCGGTCACCCGCCACGGCATCACGCGCAGGGCCCTGGAGGAAGGGCGCTTCGGATTCGCGACGTGGAACCCGCGCGACTTCGTGAACGACAACCACCGTACGGTCGATGACCGTCCCTACGGCGGAGGTCCGGGAATGGTGATGCTGGCCGATCCGCTCGAGGCGTGCCTCGATGCAGCGATCGGAAGGCAGAAGGAAAAGGGCGTCGCATCGCCGAAGGTGGTGCTGATGTCCCCGCAAGGCGAAAGGCTCGATGAGCGCGTCGTGCGGGAGCTGTCCTCGGAGCAGGGCCTGGTGATTCTCGCTGGCCGCTACGAGGGGATCGACGAGCGGTTGATCGCGAAGCGCGTGGACCGCGAAGTATCGATCGGGGATTTCGTGGTCTCGGGGGGCGAGCTCCCGGCGATGATGGTGATGGACAGCATCGTGAGGCGGCTTCCGGGCAGCCTCAACGACGCGGAGAGCGCGGTTCAGGATTCATTCTCCGCGGGGCTCCTCGACTGGCCGCATTACACGAGGCCGGAGGTGTGGAAGGAAGCGAAGGTGCCCGATGTGTTGATGTCGGGAAACCACGCGGCAATCGCGCGCTGGCGCAGGAAGCAGGCGCTGGGGCGAACGTGGGAAAGAAGGCCCGATCTCCTCGACGGGCTGGAGCTGTCGAAAGAGGACGCGAAGCTGCTCGACGAATACAGGCGCGAGCAAGCGCAAGCGCAGCAGCAACAATAA
- the rplS gene encoding 50S ribosomal protein L19 → MDLIAKLEQEEIKRLNRKIPDFAPGDTVIVKVTVVEGDKKREQAYEGVVIAKRNRGLNSNFIVRKISSGEGVERTFQTYSPALASIEIKRRGDVRRAKLYYLRGLTGKKARIREKLASLETREILPPDEEAK, encoded by the coding sequence ATGGATCTGATTGCGAAGCTGGAGCAGGAAGAGATCAAGCGGCTGAACCGCAAGATCCCCGATTTCGCCCCGGGCGACACCGTCATCGTCAAGGTGACCGTGGTCGAAGGCGACAAGAAGCGCGAGCAGGCGTACGAAGGCGTGGTCATCGCCAAGCGCAACCGCGGCCTCAATTCGAATTTCATCGTGCGCAAGATCTCCAGCGGCGAAGGCGTCGAGCGTACGTTCCAGACGTACTCGCCGGCCCTGGCCTCGATCGAGATCAAGCGCCGTGGCGACGTGCGCCGCGCGAAGCTCTACTACCTGCGTGGCCTCACGGGCAAGAAGGCGCGCATCCGCGAGAAGCTCGCTTCGCTCGAGACGCGCGAGATCCTGCCGCCGGACGAAGAAGCCAAGTAG
- a CDS encoding succinate dehydrogenase/fumarate reductase iron-sulfur subunit: MSDALRVRVWRGGEDGRFEAFEVPRRESQTVLDVVTYIQRTLDPTLAYRFACRVGMCGSCAMTVNGRPRWTCRTHVDRVAEGGEVEIAPLRNLPVVRDLVADMSEFFDKWAKAKGQFAPTRTRADGFAVVKPDSRERREADAGIECIGCGVCYSACDVVTWNRDYLGPAALNRAWTLVNDSRDGGQAARLAAVSGDAGCHSCHTHMSCTEHCPKQISPTRSIAGLKRATLRIALGGEEP, translated from the coding sequence ATGAGCGACGCGCTGCGCGTCCGGGTCTGGCGGGGCGGCGAGGATGGCCGCTTCGAGGCGTTCGAGGTGCCGCGGCGCGAGAGCCAGACCGTGCTCGACGTCGTCACCTATATCCAGCGCACGTTGGATCCCACGCTCGCCTATCGCTTCGCCTGCCGCGTCGGCATGTGCGGCTCGTGCGCGATGACGGTGAACGGCCGTCCGCGCTGGACCTGCCGCACGCACGTCGATCGCGTGGCCGAGGGCGGCGAGGTGGAGATCGCGCCGCTGCGCAACCTCCCGGTGGTGCGCGACCTCGTCGCCGACATGAGCGAGTTCTTCGACAAGTGGGCGAAGGCGAAGGGGCAGTTCGCCCCCACGCGCACGCGGGCCGACGGCTTCGCGGTCGTGAAGCCGGATTCGCGCGAGCGCCGCGAGGCCGACGCCGGCATCGAGTGCATCGGCTGCGGCGTCTGCTACAGCGCGTGCGACGTCGTCACGTGGAACCGCGACTATCTCGGACCGGCCGCGCTCAACCGCGCGTGGACGCTGGTGAACGATTCGCGCGACGGGGGGCAGGCCGCGCGCCTCGCGGCCGTGTCCGGCGATGCTGGTTGCCACTCGTGCCACACGCACATGAGCTGCACCGAGCACTGCCCGAAGCAGATCTCGCCCACGCGCTCGATCGCGGGATTGAAGCGCGCGACGCTTCGCATCGCCCTCGGCGGCGAGGAGCCGTGA
- a CDS encoding ABC transporter substrate-binding protein, with the protein MYKRYAAAALAAIALPLSAGAQAQKILIGQSTPLTGSNAEIGKDIRDGANAYFRKVNEAGGINGRQIEMLSLDDKNDRKTAGANAVKLVNESHVLALFGFASATLSLDAMPIVKEKGVPFFAPFTGADAIHKQNDHVFVMRASYADELVKILEHWGSLGADRVTVLHYDDEIGNQNFATVERILKAANKKAVSVKVQRNAPLDDKAIQAIIKSDPQVIVATTLYGNTSELLKGLKAAKLPYNVTSLSFVGPSQLAKAAGADAAGVSVAGVVPPPTKKVVPVISECGDAVKKAGIPELNYTNLEACIAAKVLVEAIRRAGSNVTREGLYKALTGIGTYDAGGYTVSFSPESRHGSHYVELAVIGKNGQFRF; encoded by the coding sequence ATGTACAAGCGATACGCCGCTGCGGCCCTCGCCGCGATCGCGCTCCCCCTTTCGGCGGGCGCGCAGGCACAGAAGATCCTCATCGGGCAATCGACGCCGCTCACGGGCTCCAACGCGGAGATCGGCAAGGACATCCGCGATGGCGCCAACGCCTACTTCCGGAAGGTGAACGAGGCGGGCGGCATCAACGGCCGGCAGATCGAGATGCTGTCGCTCGACGACAAGAACGACCGCAAGACGGCCGGCGCCAACGCGGTGAAGCTCGTGAACGAGAGCCACGTGCTCGCGCTCTTCGGCTTCGCCTCGGCCACGCTCTCGCTCGACGCGATGCCCATCGTGAAGGAGAAGGGCGTGCCCTTCTTCGCGCCGTTCACGGGTGCCGACGCGATCCACAAGCAGAACGACCACGTCTTCGTGATGCGTGCTTCGTATGCCGACGAGCTGGTGAAGATCCTCGAGCACTGGGGCAGCCTCGGCGCCGACCGCGTGACGGTGCTCCACTACGACGACGAGATCGGCAACCAGAACTTCGCCACCGTCGAGCGCATCCTGAAGGCGGCCAACAAGAAGGCCGTGAGCGTGAAGGTGCAGCGTAACGCCCCGCTCGACGACAAGGCCATCCAGGCGATCATCAAGAGCGACCCGCAGGTGATCGTCGCGACCACGCTCTACGGCAACACCAGCGAGCTGCTGAAGGGCCTCAAGGCCGCGAAGCTTCCCTACAACGTGACCTCGCTCTCGTTCGTGGGTCCGAGCCAGCTCGCGAAAGCCGCGGGGGCCGATGCCGCGGGCGTCTCCGTCGCGGGCGTCGTGCCGCCGCCTACGAAGAAAGTCGTCCCGGTCATCAGTGAATGCGGCGATGCGGTGAAGAAGGCCGGCATCCCCGAGCTCAACTACACGAACCTCGAGGCTTGCATCGCGGCCAAGGTCCTGGTCGAGGCGATTCGTCGTGCGGGCTCGAACGTGACGCGTGAGGGTCTCTACAAGGCGCTCACGGGGATTGGGACCTACGATGCCGGGGGCTATACCGTTTCCTTCAGTCCGGAGTCTCGCCACGGTAGTCACTACGTCGAGCTCGCGGTGATCGGGAAGAACGGGCAGTTTCGTTTCTAG
- a CDS encoding UxaA family hydrolase, whose product MIHFVVHDENDSVGVVVVEGVKTGQKLSGWIMDQDKDIAIEAKSDIPIGHKLAIKPLKSGDTVIKYGVDIGKTIAAIAVGEHTHVQNLRTKRW is encoded by the coding sequence ATGATCCATTTCGTGGTCCACGACGAGAACGACTCGGTCGGCGTCGTCGTGGTCGAAGGCGTGAAGACGGGCCAGAAGCTCTCCGGCTGGATCATGGACCAGGACAAGGACATCGCCATCGAGGCGAAGTCCGACATCCCCATCGGCCACAAGCTGGCGATCAAGCCGCTCAAGAGCGGCGACACGGTGATCAAGTACGGCGTGGACATCGGCAAGACCATCGCGGCGATCGCGGTGGGCGAGCACACGCACGTGCAGAACCTCCGCACGAAGCGCTGGTAG
- the ypfJ gene encoding KPN_02809 family neutral zinc metallopeptidase, with protein MKLEGERESSNIEDRRGMGVGGVGGGIGIGTIAIALIAWYFGIDPSVVLQGSQAIQQQQAPQSAPRDPNAPRDAGSVFVGRVLASTEDAWEDIFRKTGNAYRKPTLVLYEGATQTACGTGQAAMGPFYCPGDEKLYIDLAFFRQLKDRFKAPGDFAQAYVIAHEVGHHVQKLTGVMSKVDGARGGGKGAEGMLVRMELQADCYAGIWGHYASDFKKVLEPGDLEEAIAAAGAVGDDNLQKQTQGRVVPDSFTHGSSEQRVRWFKRGFDSGNPGACDTFAARAP; from the coding sequence ATGAAACTCGAAGGCGAACGCGAAAGCTCGAACATCGAGGACCGCCGTGGCATGGGTGTCGGCGGCGTGGGCGGCGGCATTGGGATCGGCACGATCGCCATCGCCCTGATCGCCTGGTATTTCGGCATCGACCCCTCGGTAGTGCTCCAGGGCTCGCAGGCCATCCAGCAGCAGCAGGCGCCGCAAAGCGCACCGCGCGATCCCAACGCTCCGAGGGATGCGGGCTCCGTCTTCGTCGGCCGCGTGCTCGCCTCCACCGAGGATGCGTGGGAAGACATTTTCCGCAAGACCGGCAACGCTTACCGCAAGCCCACGCTCGTGCTCTATGAAGGCGCCACGCAAACCGCGTGCGGCACCGGCCAGGCGGCGATGGGGCCCTTCTATTGCCCGGGCGACGAGAAGCTCTACATCGACCTCGCGTTCTTCCGCCAGTTGAAGGATCGCTTCAAGGCCCCCGGCGATTTCGCGCAGGCCTACGTGATCGCGCACGAAGTCGGGCACCACGTGCAGAAGCTCACGGGCGTGATGAGCAAGGTCGACGGCGCTCGCGGCGGCGGGAAGGGCGCCGAGGGCATGCTCGTGCGCATGGAGCTGCAGGCGGATTGCTACGCCGGCATCTGGGGCCACTACGCAAGCGACTTCAAGAAGGTCCTCGAGCCGGGCGATCTCGAGGAGGCCATCGCCGCGGCGGGCGCCGTGGGCGACGACAACCTGCAGAAGCAGACGCAGGGCCGCGTCGTGCCGGATTCCTTCACGCACGGATCGTCGGAGCAACGCGTTCGCTGGTTCAAGCGCGGGTTCGACTCCGGCAATCCCGGCGCCTGCGATACGTTCGCGGCTCGCGCACCGTAA